The proteins below are encoded in one region of Xenopus laevis strain J_2021 chromosome 8L, Xenopus_laevis_v10.1, whole genome shotgun sequence:
- the prcc.L gene encoding proline rich mitotic checkpoint control factor L homeolog isoform X1 — translation MSLVAYASSEESSSDSEAAQEPEANVEGHHQEAEAYPGAYPSQTQSKGEQQQASPGYFGPPPGLGYQPPGYYGHGGYGAGPPSYPPAQGYGSFNNSQGPSAYPHMGYGPQGPSHANFPPPGHNMPPPQHGHHHLPPHQGGPAMNMPLPNQGAHGLKLPPPQGGQGLNLPPPQGNRGLNLPIPQGGHGMKLPPPQSGTGMNLPPPQSGTGMNLPPPQSGTGMNLPPPQSGTGMNLPPPQSGTGMNLLPPQSGTSMNLPPTQGGTGMNLPPQQGSTGMNLQMPHSGSGMSLPPPHGGTAMNLPPPQGGSGMNLPPPQSGSGINMPPPQGGTGLNLPRPQMGAGMNLPPPQSSPGMSLPPPQGGRPQSGTGMNRPSPPSTERMSQPPPPGTSGMSLPPPQGGSGLSYPPPNHGMNLPPSHVSSGLNMPPPQGGHGLNMPPPQLSPTSASGMDHRMPLPPPGYNVNLPPPSIENVANTKPKKRAEPVKITVPELHAAGSDSEEDEPTVKKAVIQGSREGYGLSALLPQPKNADSKRQLLPYSFTKKASNSASDPKHPRSTSVTKPKRSSKPEVSNTPSPSAIKAAAKNAALQVTKQITQEEDEESDEDLQQGNFFSLSDTKETPATMSESYPYPVPAVDDAAPPGVEPVELQNDAANAPLDFKTAEGSSDNNQWAVPNAEAYTSQTYSQYPEYADTSASGYYQDYYSSGYYQESDPSSTALKETAAPDSFMDDEAFKRLQGKRNRGREEINFVEIKGDDQLSGNQQWMTKSLTEEKTMKSFSKRKGEQPTGQQRRKHQITYLIHQAKERELELKNSWSENKMSRRQTQAKYGF, via the exons ATGTCTCTAGTGGCCTATGCTAGCAGTGAAGAGAGCAGTTCGGACAGCGAGGCGGCTCAGGAGCCCGAGGCGAACGTAGAGGGGCATCACCAAGAGGCCGAGGCTTATCCTGGGGCCTATCCGTCGCAGACTCAGTCTAAGGGTGAACAGCAACAAGCCAGCCCTGGATACTTTGGGCCTCCTCCGGGGCTCGGCTACCAGCCGCCTGGCTACTACGGGCATGGGGGCTATGGTGCGGGGCCTCCAAGTTACCCCCCTGCTCAGGGGTATGGCAGCTTTAATAACAGCCAGGGCCCTTCTGCTTATCCCCATATGGGTTATGGGCCCCAGGGCCCGAGTCATGCCAACTTCCCACCCCCTGGCCATAACATGCCTCCCCCACAGCATGGGCACCATCACCTTCCTCCTCACCAGGGGGGCCCTGCAATGAACATGCCTCTTCCTAATCAAGGAGCCCATGGTCTAAAATTGCCTCCACCTCAGGGTGGGCAAGGACTTAATTTGCCTCCCCCACAGGGAAATCGTGGACTGAACTTGCCAATTCCTCAAGGAGGACATGGGATGAAATTACCACCCCCACAGAGTG GCACAGGCATGAATCTACCACCCCCACAGAGTGGCACAGGCATGAATCTACCACCCCCACAGAGTGGCACAGGCATGAATCTACCACCCCCACAGAGTGGCACAGGCATGAATCTACCACCCCCACAGAGTGGCACAGGCATGAATCTACTGCCCCCACAGAGTGGCACAAGCATGAATCTACCACCGACACAAGGTGGCACAGGTATGAATCTACCGCCCCAACAAGGTAGCACCGGCATGAATCTGCAGATGCCACACAGTGGCTCGGGCATGAGTTTGCCTCCCCCCCATGGAGGCACGGCCATGAATCTGCCTCCCCCACAAGGTGGCTCAGGTATGAATCTGCCACCGCCACAAAGTGGTTCAGGCATAAATATGCCTCCCCCTCAAGGTGGCACTGGATTAAATCTGCCACGCCCCCAAATGGGCGCAGGTATGAATCTGCCTCCACCTCAGAGCAGTCCAGGAATGAGTTTGCCGCCACCACAGGGAGGGCGTCCTCAAAGTGGTACTGGAATGAATCGACCGTCACCACCAAGTACTGAAAGAATGAGCCAGCCTCCTCCCCCAGGCACATCTGGAATGAGTTTACCTCCACCACAGGGTGGCTCTGGGCTCAGTTATCCACCACCAAATCATGGTATGAACCTCCCTCCATCTCACGTTAGCTCTGGACTAAATATGCCTCCTCCTCAGGGTGGCCATGGGTTAAATATGCCTCCTCCACAACTAAGTCCTACTTCTGCAAGTGGAATGGACCATCGGATGCCCCTTCCTCCACCTGGCTACAATGTAAACCTGCCTCCGCCATCTATTGAAAACGTAGCTAATACCAAACCAAAGAAGAGAGCCGAGCCAGTGAAAATCACTGTCCCTGAACTGCACGCAGCAGGT tctgATTCGGAGGAGGATGAACCGACTGTGAAGAAAGCAGTGATCCAG GGATCGAGAGAAGGCTACGGCTTATCCGCTTTGCTGCCTCAGCCGAAAAATGCAGATTCAAAACGACAGCTTCTTCCATACAGCTTTACAAAGAAAGCCTCCAATTCAGCCAGTGATCCAAAGCACCCCAGATCCACTTCTGTAACCAAACCGAAACGTTCTTCAAAACCTGAAGTGTCGAACACACCATCTCCATCGGCCATCAAAGCTGCAGCTAAGAATGCCGCCCTGCAGGTCACCAAGCAGATCACACAAGAAGAAGACGAGGAGAGTGACGAGGATCTCCAGCAGGGCAATTTCTTCTCTCTGTCAGATACGAAGGAGACCCCTGCTACTATGAGCGAAAGTTATCCATACCCTGTCCCTGCAGTTGATGATGCTGCACCCCCCGGGGTTGAGCCTGTAGAGTTGCAGAATGATGCAGCTAATGCACCCCTGGATTTTAAGACAGCAGAAGGATCAAGCGACAACAACCAATGGGCCGTCCCCAATGCAGAAGCTTACACTAGCCAGACGTACAGTCAGTATCCGGAGTATGCCGATACCTCTGCATCAGGTTATTACCAG GATTATTACAGCAGTGGCTACTATCAAGAATCTGATCCGTCTTCTACAGCTCTTAAAGAGACTGCCGCCCCAGATTCCTTCATGGATGATGAAGCA TTTAAACGTCTGCAAGGAAAGCGGAACCGAGGCAGAGAGGAAATTAATTTTGTCGAGATTAAGGGGGATGATCAGCTAAGTGGGAACCAGCAGTGGATGACAAAATCATTGACAGAAGAGAAGACTATGAAGTCTTTCAGTAAG CGGAAAGGAGAGCAGCCAACAGGGCAGCAAAGAAGAAAGCACCAGATCACATACCTCATCCATCAG GCTAAAGAGAGGGAGCTAGAACTGAAGAACAGCTGGTCAGAGAACAAGATGAGCCGAAGGCAGACACAAGCAAAATATGGTTTTTGA
- the prcc.L gene encoding proline rich mitotic checkpoint control factor L homeolog (The RefSeq protein has 1 substitution compared to this genomic sequence) translates to MSLPPPHGGTAMNLPPPQGGSGMNLPPPQSGSGINMPPPQGGTGLNLPRPQMGAGMNLPPPQSSPGMSLPPPQGGRPQSGTGMNRPSPPSTERMSQPPPPGTSGMSLPPPQGGSGLSYPPPNHGMNLPPSHVSSGLNMPPPQGGHGLNMPPPQLSPTSASGMDHRMPLPPPGYNVNLPPPSIENVANTKPKKRAEPVKITVPELHAAGSDSEEDEPTVKKAVIQGSREGYGLSALLPQPKNADSKRQLLPYSFTKKASNSASDPKHPRSTSVTKPKRSSKPEVSNTPSPSAIKAAAKNAALQVTKQITQEEDEESDEDLQQGNFFSLSDTKETPATISESYPYPVPAVDDAAPPGVEPVELQNDAANAPLDFKTAEGSSDNNQWAVPNAEAYTSQTYSQYPEYADTSASGYYQDYYSSGYYQESDPSSTALKETAAPDSFMDDEAFKRLQGKRNRGREEINFVEIKGDDQLSGNQQWMTKSLTEEKTMKSFSKRKGEQPTGQQRRKHQITYLIHQAKERELELKNSWSENKMSRRQTQAKYGF, encoded by the exons ATGAGTTTGCCTCCCCCCCATGGAGGCACGGCCATGAATCTGCCTCCCCCACAAGGTGGCTCAGGTATGAATCTGCCACCGCCACAAAGTGGTTCAGGCATAAATATGCCTCCCCCTCAAGGTGGCACTGGATTAAATCTGCCACGCCCCCAAATGGGCGCAGGTATGAATCTGCCTCCACCTCAGAGCAGTCCAGGAATGAGTTTGCCGCCACCACAGGGAGGGCGTCCTCAAAGTGGTACTGGAATGAATCGACCGTCACCACCAAGTACTGAAAGAATGAGCCAGCCTCCTCCCCCAGGCACATCTGGAATGAGTTTACCTCCACCACAGGGTGGCTCTGGGCTCAGTTATCCACCACCAAATCATGGTATGAACCTCCCTCCATCTCACGTTAGCTCTGGACTAAATATGCCTCCTCCTCAGGGTGGCCATGGGTTAAATATGCCTCCTCCACAACTAAGTCCTACTTCTGCAAGTGGAATGGACCATCGGATGCCCCTTCCTCCACCTGGCTACAATGTAAACCTGCCTCCGCCATCTATTGAAAACGTAGCTAATACCAAACCAAAGAAGAGAGCCGAGCCAGTGAAAATCACTGTCCCTGAACTGCACGCAGCAGGT tctgATTCGGAGGAGGATGAACCGACTGTGAAGAAAGCAGTGATCCAG GGATCGAGAGAAGGCTACGGCTTATCCGCTTTGCTGCCTCAGCCGAAAAATGCAGATTCAAAACGACAGCTTCTTCCATACAGCTTTACAAAGAAAGCCTCCAATTCAGCCAGTGATCCAAAGCACCCCAGATCCACTTCTGTAACCAAACCGAAACGTTCTTCAAAACCTGAAGTGTCGAACACACCATCTCCATCGGCCATCAAAGCTGCAGCTAAGAATGCCGCCCTGCAGGTCACCAAGCAGATCACACAAGAAGAAGACGAGGAGAGTGACGAGGATCTCCAGCAGGGCAATTTCTTCTCTCTGTCAGATACGAAGGAGACCCCTGCTACTATGAGCGAAAGTTATCCATACCCTGTCCCTGCAGTTGATGATGCTGCACCCCCCGGGGTTGAGCCTGTAGAGTTGCAGAATGATGCAGCTAATGCACCCCTGGATTTTAAGACAGCAGAAGGATCAAGCGACAACAACCAATGGGCCGTCCCCAATGCAGAAGCTTACACTAGCCAGACGTACAGTCAGTATCCGGAGTATGCCGATACCTCTGCATCAGGTTATTACCAG GATTATTACAGCAGTGGCTACTATCAAGAATCTGATCCGTCTTCTACAGCTCTTAAAGAGACTGCCGCCCCAGATTCCTTCATGGATGATGAAGCA TTTAAACGTCTGCAAGGAAAGCGGAACCGAGGCAGAGAGGAAATTAATTTTGTCGAGATTAAGGGGGATGATCAGCTAAGTGGGAACCAGCAGTGGATGACAAAATCATTGACAGAAGAGAAGACTATGAAGTCTTTCAGTAAG CGGAAAGGAGAGCAGCCAACAGGGCAGCAAAGAAGAAAGCACCAGATCACATACCTCATCCATCAG GCTAAAGAGAGGGAGCTAGAACTGAAGAACAGCTGGTCAGAGAACAAGATGAGCCGAAGGCAGACACAAGCAAAATATGGTTTTTGA
- the LOC108699386 gene encoding uncharacterized protein LOC108699386 has product MNYQQDFPHVRFITFKPIPVNKEEPQRHPSGNANLVHSKVSKAVIQDGDKKMESGKEEVPSSQNGAQKYNSETPAGTLKEQTHNWFEKTQRMRLVKNGVFPEWFHGFVTRKRTEEMLEVKPPGCFLIRFCESRVGFVLSYRGAERCRHFVLDLLEDDRYVIEGEDSVHPSLQELIDHYHVYPVEPYKERLTTACAKKVTSKDVSCPLQNQAEENKTENSSVTKEANAPSDPKLSSPASPEQRGDLLVQIKSKLKSKDSGGSLQNPADENQKEKLYSSVTRGTNAPSDPKLSPSNSLEEREDLLTKIKTKVKLASPPPRTKQPISREESLKFSVQETEAVAYAHVKKMPAVTVQNKSRTPPPEEPYSTLEELHTYSDPPRLVATDPKLLNDTEEPIAFYAMGRRSCKNNQENVYSEVDLNAVVSHGFQKESKCGATMTTLAKTMNKPLRNKPTPFHSSFRQKKQSPVQLEDCSKTWGSSLKPVSESKVSKTRKNNDTTCAKPTQHEVAPYLSPNQEDDQEDIYEKIRDDCIQTFKNNQSANHKPS; this is encoded by the exons ATTTTCCTCATGTCCGCTTTATTACCTTCAAACCTATTCCTGTTAACAAGGAAGAACCTCAAAGACATCCGTCTGGAAATGCAAATTTGGTCCACTCTAAAGTATCGAAAGCAGTGATCCAAGATGGagacaaaaaaatggaaagtggg AAGGAAGAAGTCCCTTCTTCACAGAATGGTGCCCAGAAATATAATTCTGAGACTCCAGCAGGCACGTTAAAAGAACAGACACACAACTGGTTCGAAAAGACACAGAGGATGAGGCTTGTCAAGAATGGGGTGTTTCCAGAATGGTTCCATGGATTTGTTACTCGCAA aaggACAGAGGAGATGCTGGAAGTGAAGCCTCCAGGATGTTTTCTGATCCGTTTCTGTGAAAGCCGAGTCGGGTTTGTCCTTTCATACAG AGGAGCTGAGCGTTGTCGCCATTTCGTGCTTGACCTGCTGGAAGATGACCGCTATGTGATCGAGGGAGAGGACAGTGTCCACCCCAGCCTACAAGAGTTAATAGATCATTACCATGTTTATCCTGTAGAACCCTACAAAGAACGTCTCACGACTGCTTGTGCTAAG AAAGTTACAAGTAAGGATGTCAGCTGCCCCTTGCAAAATCAAGCTGAAGAAAATAAAACGGAGAACAGCAGCGTCACTAAAGAAGCAAATGCACCAAGTGACCCAAAGCTTTCATCACCTGCTTCTCCTGAACAAAGAGGGGACTTACTGGTCCAAATAAAAAGCAAG CTTAAAAGTAAGGACTCCGGTGGCTCCTTGCAAAATCCAGCTGATGAGAATCAAAAGGAAAAACTGTACAGCAGTGTCACTAGGGGGACAAATGCACCAAGTGACCCAAAGCTTTCTCCATCCAATTCTCTTGAAGAAAGAGAGGACTTACTAACCAAAATTAAAACCAAG GTTAAACTTGCATCGCCTCCACCCAGGACAAAACAGCCCATTTCAAGAGAAGAATCCTTAAAATTCTCAGTGCAAGAGACTGAAGCAGTTGCATATGCACATGTTAAGAAGATGCCAGCAGTCACGGTTCAAAACAAATCTAGGACACCTCCTCCAGAAGAGCCTTATTCTACCTTAGAGGAGCTCCATACGTACTCTGATCCTCCTAGATTGGTGGCAACGGACCCTAAACTTTTAAATGACACGGAAGAACCCATAGCTTTTTATGCCATGGGGCGCAGGTCTTGCAAGAACAATCAGGAGAATGTCTATTCTGAGGTGGACCTCAATGCTGTGGTATCTCACGGATTCCAAAAAGAGTCAAAATGTGGAGCCACCATGACTACTCTTGCAAAGACTATGAACAAACCATTGAGGAATAAACCCACACCTTTCCACTCTTCCTTCCGTCAGAAGAAACAGTCACCTGTGCAGCTGGAAGACTGCAGCAAGACATGGGGAAGTTCATTAAAGCCTGTTTCTGAATCCAAG GTATCGAAAACACGGAAGAACAATGATACAACTTGTGCAAAACCTACACAACATGAAGTTGCCCCATACCTTTCCCCCAACCAAGAGGATGATCAGGAGGACATATATGAAAAGATCAGAGATGACTGCATCCAAACGTTTAAAAACAATCAATCAGCTAATCATAAGCCAAGCTGA